ATGGGATTTGCTAGGGTGGTTTGAGGGCACAAGCATTTGCTTTTTATCATTCCGTTAAAGCTTGTGTCCTCCATTTATCTTCTATGTTATGTTGAACCTTATCTTGTGTTTTATGTGTCCTATGTTTGGTGAACTATTGCTATGTGTGGTGAACTATTGCTATGGTCTCGGTATTCTATATGGTTGAGAGTATTGTCATGGTTTGGTATGATCATCCTATATCTCATATTGTCTATGGATCTATCTCAAATTGATACTTGATGTGATTATGGGATTCTTGTTCATGATATTGAGGCTATTGTCTTGAAATGTTAAGGATGTCAGTATGAAAAGGTATGATCTTAACTTGTCATCTTTTATCTTTTCCCATACATTATATGCCTTATGTTTTATGAGCATTGTGCTTACTATCTTGTTAGTTGAAGTTGCTCTATACCTAGtgtgtgcatatatatatattcttgcacTAAATTTCTcgcatgcacacatctagggggagtttctctcttCTGTCAAACATATAGATATTCTTGCTCTCTTCTTTGCAAAATCccggtattgtcatcaaacaccaaaaagggggagattgaaagaacatttcatgatctctgagttttgcgtgtttgttaacaacaccggtgacaatttaaccgtgtgctaagtggtttacagtttaggaaaagatatcacaggaaaatctcgactcactcaaaaaggaagaaaagaaggaGGAATCTGGAATCTGGCCGGGCCGGCACGCCGACAACACCAGGCGGCACCGCCGGTgtgtgcaccccggcactgccggcgattcCAGACGGCACCTTGCTGTgagtgcaccccggcactgccggcgtttctggcccggcactgccggcctgcctgTTGGCTGCTGGTTCGAATatgtggccggcactgccggcgtctcaaggccggcactgccggcgattcatctccaacgggcagaaaagctggggggggtataaatacccccccttcacctaccttggaaggtggctcaaaccctaagaacttcatcctccattgctgagccaccaagaacaccaaaatcgccagatctcctccctcaaccacccaaatcacttGTGCTTTGGAAAATCGaaagagaagaccccgatctacatcctcaccgaagcgttcttcatttccccctctcttgtttgagggatctcatgctagtgttcctatttcgttccctagttgatttgtgttgatgtattgttgttgattgttgtgttgtaacagatttgggagcctccaatttggttgtggatgtgtgccccaagaaccttgtaaaggcccggtttccgcctcgaggaaatcccttagtggaagtgggctaggccttcgtggcgttgctcaccggagatttgagtgaagccttcgtggctgttggtttggctttcgtagcaaccacactcctccaaacgtagacgtaccttcttgcaaagaaaGGGAACTacaggaatcatctccgtgtcatcgcgtgctccactctcggttacctctatcctattctatctcttatattgcttagctatatcttgcctagttgttagccttgtcatataggtaaattcacttagttgcatatctagagaatttaccttttgtgtcaagactaaattgaaaaagaactaaaaattggttagcatctattcacccccccctctaggtgcggcatacgatcctttcacctggcccgcctgtctgtctcccaaaacacaaacccctcgcacacatctcccgccgctccgccgccagccaaggaccggcgatttgggagaggcgtcgacgccggccaccgtcgtcaacacgccggcaagcggggcggaagcataggtcgcggccccgcgctgctttcgccgcgtcgtagcagagtcggaggacgccgtcgccgtcgccgctgtcctcccaccgtcgcgagacctcccgccgttcacagctgcgccgttgccgccggaggtgagctctcgtgcaccgtgtTTGCAGACCGCAAGTCGGCCGAGACGGCCATGGCCTGCAGGTCCCTACGGACGCACCGGATGGTCTCCGCGTGCgacgtgttcgatgaaatgggcatactaaaatttgtcccttttcatctgtagatcatggtggacagcgacgacgactacttcttcaagaacttcattGACACGTCGTCCGACGAGGACTCGGACGACGAATTTTTCACGGATGTTGTGCTGATCATCCACGATCACATTGTCTCGCAGATCCCCGTGCACCGGGGGTCCTTGCCGGGGCGCGCCgccgccttggaccgcaaaagagaacgcggccaggACCAGCTCTTCACCGATTACTTCCAACCTAAGGCATTGTACACGCCGGCCATGTTTTGCCATCGTTTTCGAATGTCCAGACCGTTGTtccgccggataatggatggcgtcaagctctacgacgactacttccacgcgaaagtggatgcgattggcaaggtaggcctctcttcgtaccagaaatgcacgacagcgattaggatgcttgcatatggcgttgccggtgagatgagtacacgcgcatgagtgagtctaccggcTTGGAAGCGATGTACATGTTTTGCAGAGCTGTGATCGGTTCGTTCGGAGAACAGTACCTCCAGCAACCTAATGCAGAGGACACAGCTCGTCTGTTGTCAATCAATGCTTCCagggggtttcctgggatgcttggcagcatagactgcatgcactgggagtggaagaactgcccctttggttggcagggggcatacagtggccattctgaggggtgcacagtcattcttgaagctgttgcttcacaggatacatggatttggcactcattcttcggaatggctggctcgcacaatgacatcaatgtgcttcagcgctctccggtgtttgataggctagcgtacggtcagtcccctgatgtggattttgagatcaatggccaccactacaccaaggggtactaccttgctgatggtatctatccaccttgggctacactcgtgaagacaatccgaaaacccaactcagtgcaggaggcaaggtttgccaaagagcaggaggcagcccggaaagatgtcgagcgggcgtttggcatcctccaagctcATCAGACACCCTGTCAGAGCCTgggatgtgcaaactctgtgggaggtgatgaccgcatgtgtaatcatgcataacatgattgttgaggtagagcgggatgattcactctaTGATAATGACTGGGAGGGCCAGGGCGTGGTGGTTCCTCCTCTACGTGGCGCGGCATCATTCCAGGAAGTTCTTCATgcacaccatgaaattcgagatctagctgtacacaaccagctgcagccagatttgatcgagcacgtctggcagcatgcaggcaacaatgctgcaaacaacaatgatgaaggaaatccggaagcctagatcatttgtatcgttttttcattttttttttttgaataatactttatccttcattacgtggacaatgtaatgtgtaataaattttgagcatttgaactattttatatattttctacaatttattttgtgtttttataGTGGATTTACAAGAAAAAGTACTGTACGGGGCTGCGACCCAAACCTGCCGTGTTGGGTGCatggcgcgacccaaacggacgcgcggacgcggggctccgtccacgcgtccgctcggccacccaaacggcccaaaacggacggcccagcgcgtccgtttgggtcagccggttggagatgcccttagaccgGAGCTATCCGCTTTGTTTCATGCATCGTGGATCATGATTTTGTTCTTGCACACCCTTCTAAGCATGTCGCTGCGACCGCCCCCACCATGCGGACAGGGCCTCGCCACTGATCCAGCACTGTGCCACCTCTATGTTGGTCCACGCAACCGGATGAGTCTGTAGACGGTGCCTCAGTGGTTTGCATCCCCATCGACACAGGCAATTGAGAGGCTAAAGTAGAGTATTTTGAGATTGCGAGCTTGTCGAAGCTATACTAAGTTCAGGTGAAGCAGTGGTTGGAGCCCATTTTGGCGAGGATGGGTCTTTCCCTCGCGTTCGGCTATAACAGAAACCCTCGAATCTAGAGCTGTTTGGCGTTCCAATCTAGTTCCAACAATGCAATTCTCAGACCGAGAAAGGGGAACTGCTTAACGTTGCATATTAGAACTCATTAAAGCCAGATTCACATTATTGTTCTCAATAAAAGGAATGAGAGAACCTCCAATAAAAAAATATTAGAAAGGAAAAATATTTCTAACATGAATCTGTTCCCATGCAATAGTCAGGAATTCCTGGAACAACCTGCTCTTCCTGAATACCTTGATTCAAGGACAAAGAATTTCCTGCTACTATCATATAATATGCCTTGTGCTTCTGGTTGTCGATAGGTACGCGGTGCCACTAGTCACAACCATGTCAGATAGAGTCAAGGGCATGCGGTGGAAGACGTTGTCCTTGTAGTGCACTGGCTTGATGCCCTTGATGGCCATCTCGTTCGTGCACTGGGCACAAAAGTTCTCCGTCGTGCCATGGGCTTGTTCATGTGCAGCTCCGGTATAAGGCGACCGGTAGGAGCGCAGTTGCATGTCCTATTAACGAAGAGGCTCAGGTTCAGCATCTCATTCGGGAACCGCAGATAGAGCGGTGGCAGCTTTTGGTCGACACTTCCCTCACATCCACCCCATCACACTTCCATGAGCTTTCCGAGGGTGCCGCCAAGGGAGGGCGCTGCGGAGGATGATTGGGGCAGGGCACTGGTGGAGTGGCGAAGGCGGGGGTGGTAGAAGGCAAAGAAAACAACATGTGAAATTGCAATTAACCCCTTCAGGTTTGAGAAAAAACGGCCCTAGGATTAATACTAATGAACTGCCAAAAATAACCCTAATGACTAAATATAATACACGGATTTGGTTGTTCTGATATAATATGAACCGTTGGATCACAAAAATAAGTGAACCAAAATTATTTGATGCACTGTAGAAGGACTCTAGTTTAAAATTTGAATATTAGTCGATGATAATTCAGACCCACGACAAGCCAGCGTTGTATAACGGCGAGGAGACGAGACAAGAAAGACACGTAGCGGCGGCGATGGCCTCTCCACGCCGACGTGGGGGACGGCGGACGGGCTCTCCCCTCCTCGACgcacgcggcggcggccggcgcggatggtgatgggcggcggcggctcttGCGCCGCGGTCTCACCCTCCCCTCCACAGGCTTCCACCCGCGGCACACCGGCAGGGGCTGGTGATGGACGGCGGCCAGGCCCTCGGCCTGTGCCATGCCCTCCCCCGCCTCTCGTCGGTgcatggaggcgatctcgggcttttTCCGCGTCACGaaggcgcccggggcagcagccttgggttcgacggaggaggtggctctcttctacgtcggagagggtcggcctgcggttggtggtggtggatcttttgatctatcaccgcggtccggcggcgagatggaggggcatggaagccggcgatggtctcgccggtggagggttggattggccagcccgggatggtcgccgacgtgggggtccgacctgtataaaggtggcagtcctagggcctctcttgcgtgaagaggaggacctaccggaggcctggactcgtgatctggccggggggttgagttccggaaggctccaccggcgaatgtaacaggctttgcctggagtttgctggatcggagatattcggtcgtgcacacccatgtttttattccgaccatttggttctggagggagcggcgcgaagctctttttctgtgttgacatcaagtgactatggatccatgatgaaagtcggaagaagagaatttcatgaaggccagaggggaggactagctaagggaggttcaagtcttcgcgctgttgagagacttgcttggtgtttcgggcttcacaacagcggtatgaaagtaggggtgacaacacaggtgaagtgcagagtcctacctttcagggtgaaaacccaaggtctggccttgactggttgtgtctggcaatggtcttggtggaggcattgttttgagagcggggactatcttcagggtgaaaatctaagatctttgatcgggcgacgatggtgtttgaacattgttcccttcttggaggcgtcgtttttggagagtctgtaatttaggtgttgtcttggcggtggatgtattgttgttgttagacccgagatactgtagcgggatttttgtttcttagttttcttttccttctttttggctgtgtgcatctgtagtgccattagggtggtgcgttgttgcagaggctgagtgtaattggtatcttattgatattaatatattccctttataaaaaaaaaaaaatctcacgTGCCAGATCGAACCAGCATCAGACTgttgcaaaaacaaaacaaagcgACACACATGATTAAAAAGAAAGAAGAGGAATCAACACAAGATACGATGGGCACGCGAGAATTGGTTGAATAATTGTCGGGTAAAAGagaatactccctccgtctcagatTAACAGGCGCGCACGTAGTTTAAGAAATTGCTTTGACCATTATTTTagtcaataaaatataaaatatatggcacaaaaattatatcattggaaagcTTTTTTGCATACGAATCTAACGATATATATTTTGTAGACATAAAAGttatattttattgaccaaatcAATGGTCAAAGTTTATCTTGAACTGCGTGCGTGCCCGTTAAACcgaaacggaggtagtacaatAATTACGCAGTAGCATCAATAGTCAAAACACTCATCAGAGTGTGCTTGCCTTTAAGTAGTGCGTCTGTACATAGCTCCATGATGCTCCTGATAGCTTTTACTACAGGGTCCATGATCTTTATTACTACCTCTATTCCATTAATCAAGGGATATTACATATCTTTGTCAATAGATCCGCcttatgatatattttcttaaactaatcatattgggaagtaacatagagtagtaaatgCACACACTAAATGGATGACTGATTGTTGATCACCTATCTCACTAGAGTGATTGTTGATCACCTATCTCACTAgaataaaagaatcatgaacatcaGGTTTTAGCTCAACTCAAACATATCATGACAGCTTAGCGGTGCAAGTGTAACTATTAATTGTTGAAAGGAAATCCAATAACGAGACTTAACAGATATGTAAATGATTCAAGCTATATCAAATATATTCTTCTATGTAAATTTAGCCAGTAAGGACTCATCCGAGATGCTCAAGAAAACCACATCGCTGCTATATTCCTGATTACTTCAGCCATTAGAGTACACTGGGAACAGCTAATGTTTAAAGGTAGGACcagtttgcttcttgggatgaaCCAGCTACTACAAAAAAAAGGTGGCGGATAAACTGCTTCAGCGTCTCTTCTTGCTTCCTTTTGCAGCACCAGATTTCGACGGGCTGGCAACCAGGTAGATGAACGCGCCAACAAAGGAAACAACAGATGCCAGCGGCCCATATTTCCCGACAGCTCTCTGCAGAAAGATGGTTTGTTAGTGTGCGCTAAATGATGTTTCTGCCTTCCTACTTGGACGTAACTAATAAGTGGGTCCATGAAAAGAGTATGACGAAATTACCTTGGCCTGAAAGGTCCAAGTGGCAAAGGTGGATATCGAGAAGTGAAGTGTCAGCACCAAAGATATAGCAATTCAAACATTAGAATCATGAAAGGTTTTAGTCTTAAACTGAATGCAGTGATATGGCTACTAACCAATTCAAACTTCTGCTGTGGAGGTCTCTCGGCGAGGATATCAAATGGAAGGACGGGCGTCGAGTAGGCCTCCTTGTAAGAGAAAATAAGCTCTTTAAGCTCAAGGAACAGAACATTACAGAATAACAAAGTAGGTAATGATATTAGTATAGTAAGTATTACCAAGCAAAGCTCATCAAGTTCAGCCACTAACTACTAATAATGGAACTGTCAATGAGATAACTGGTATATACAGTAACCAATTCTCGCAATATGCCACTTAAGTTCCCTAGTACAAACAAGCTGTCTCTACATGTAACTAATCGTACAAATAATCACCAAGTGTAGACCTACTATGTAAAAAAAACCATGTAGAAGAAGAAGCAAACCTGAAGTGCAGCCTTTGTGGGAACACGGTACTTGATAACGGCAGGAGAACCCTGAAACCTGCCCTGCACCTTGGTCTCCAAGACAAAGTGGTGGGACGCAGTAGAACCGCTGAAAGTACAAAAGGTACATCGTCATGGGTAAATCCTAGTATGGCAATGGAAAGACAATACTGGGCAATACTGGGGTGTGTACTGACGGCTCAAGCTTTTCCACTATCTTCGATGTGCTTCCAGAGACAAGATCAAATGCTTCCTGTGGCCAAGAGTCATCGTTCAGGCTGACGTCGTAGGCAGTCCTGGGAAATCATAATTCACATTAAGTATGTGCTGATGCTGATGGGAAATGAAATGAAGGCGTTTGCTTTTTATACACATGAAAGGTAAGGTGCAGACGTAAATTTGTACATGATAATGAGCAGCCCATCTACAAATGCAACACAATTTTGGCTTCATGGTTATCTAGCATTAAGTGCGGGGAACATATGCTGTGGCATAAGTCTCGGATGCTAATGTTGGTCAGCAAAAAACTAATGAAGACCATAAAATGGAGATGCACAGCACTGAAATAGACTTTAACCGACTGTTAAAATTGATTAAAGAAACAGTGGAGACGGAAATCAGACCTTAAAGTATCATAGTGGGTATAATTATCTAGTTGATTTATCCACTCGGCGTTCAGTTCCCTCATTTCGGATATTTTTCGAAAAGGGGAAGCCCCAGCCTCCGTCATTTCAGGTACAATACTACAATTCCAAGTTTCTAACTACACGTATAGTTGGACAGATGAATCTAACCAACTTTCAACATGATATGACCAGGACTTGATGTAACACTGTTTGCTAGAATTCACCTAGTATCTAACCACTTTCGCCAATTCTTTCAGACGAACAGGGCAAGCATGCTCCACCCCAAAATTTTCAGTGGATCTGGTAAAAAACCAGCCAGGATTCCCAGTAACGAAAACTCTGCAATCTACAACACCTAAACACAAGTGCAGTTCTGGCTTTGAACACATCCCAGTCACAACATCGACCAAgatttcagacaagacgaactcgCAACCAAGTGGTAGATGATGTGCGAAACGTAGCCGAAGCGCGAAATCCGTGAGCTAAACCGCGGGATCTGGCCGGCCGGACCAGATCCCGGAGATCGAGGGAGGGAGGGACTCACGCGGATCCCTGGTTGTAGAGGTCGAGGGTGACGGCGAGGCGCTCGACGCCGGGCCCGGGGCGGGACAGCTTGACGCTCTTGTGCGCCACCACGAACGGCGCGTCCCCCGCCGCCGCGGCGAGGAGGGAGAGGAgcacggcggcggcgaggaggagggaTCGACGCGCCATCGCTTCTTGGGTGGAGGGACCGAGGAATTGTTCGCTCTGTTTTTTTGTATCTCTCTGAAGTACACAGGGTTAGTAGGCCCACTTCTTTTCAGCTTGTGGAGAAGTTTCTTTCCACTGTCAACAAGCCTGgatccaaaaaaaaaattattCTGGCTTATAATTCAAATTTGGCCTAACTAAATTATAATCTGGAGCAAGTTATTCTAGAGAATCTGGTGGGGAGAAGCTTCTCCAAGAAGCCCAAAAGACAAAAGACGACCAACACATGGGGTACAGATTTTTGGCTCTAAGCCCTATCAactctaaaaattctgaaaataaAAGTTTTTAATTTTCTTAAAAAAACAAATGTAGCCAATGCTATATCCCATCGACGTGAAAAATATCAGTTTAAAATACTTTGTATTATGAACTACACAAAACCACAAAAGTTTGGTACTAGTATGCATATTTTCAAATCTTCAAATTTTattagattttgtcatttttgtgttgcCATAATACAACGAATTTCCAATAGGTTTTCTCAAAATTTGCAAATATGCTTTTAGAATTTTTGAAAATAAAGAGATGGAGTCAAATACACTTTTCACTACACATGTAGATTATTTCACTGGAATAAAGGGAAATCAAACAATTCAGAGATGGGGACTCCCGCCACCGTGGCAGCACACGAGCGGGGGCTGATGGCGGCGTTTGGGTTTGGCCCATGGCGTTCATATACTAGCTCCATCAGATGGGTCGAGCCCTCAGCGGCGTCACTGCCTCATGAGCTCCGCGAAAGCACTAGATTTTCTCAAAATTCACCCCCCTTGATGAATGTCGACGCATGCGCTCGGCTTCAACGCTATCATTGTGTCATCTGCGAAAGCACTAGTTCATCTGGCACTGCTAGGTGACGCAGCACAATGACATCAACAACAATTGGCGGGGGCATGCGTCGACATCCAGCAAGGATGTGGAATTGGTGCGGGTTTACCACTTGTTTGTTCCTGCTTTACAGGACCAGGGCTGATGAAGGGTGTTAACAAGATCAGTCTCAAGGATGGGGCACCaaagttgatgaagatggtggttgaTGTGTCGAAGAGAGGCTTTGTGAGTCATGATCGTTTCCCGATGATGCTCGAAGATTGAGCTGGTGATATTCATGTTTCAAGAAAGTTTGTGGAGAAGAGACCTAGAGGCAAATTCCGATGGTTCTCGATCTTAGTTTTGTTACACACTCGTGGTACTTGGCTTTAGTTTTCCGAGTTCTAGTGGTAGCAGGTTTTTGCGTTGCAGGGATATTCTTCCATAGGTCATAATCTTCCACAGATTCAAGCACCATATTGCATTAtacatgacgccctttgtatatacctagCCAAGCAAACAGACAATTCTTCCATGACTAGTGCATACAATCGATGCTTTCAAGTATCCCAAGGAATCCTATCGCTGCATTTTGggtc
This Lolium perenne isolate Kyuss_39 chromosome 1, Kyuss_2.0, whole genome shotgun sequence DNA region includes the following protein-coding sequences:
- the LOC127327813 gene encoding uncharacterized protein is translated as MARRSLLLAAAVLLSLLAAAAGDAPFVVAHKSVKLSRPGPGVERLAVTLDLYNQGSATAYDVSLNDDSWPQEAFDLVSGSTSKIVEKLEPGSTASHHFVLETKVQGRFQGSPAVIKYRVPTKAALQEAYSTPVLPFDILAERPPQQKFELAKRAVGKYGPLASVVSFVGAFIYLVASPSKSGAAKGSKKRR